One segment of Mycolicibacterium baixiangningiae DNA contains the following:
- a CDS encoding S-(hydroxymethyl)mycothiol dehydrogenase translates to MQTVKGVISRSKGQPVEVVDVVIPDPGPGEVVVDVIACGVCHTDLTYREGGINDEYPFLLGHEAAGTVESVGAGVTNVAPGDFVVLNWRAVCGQCRACKRGRPHLCFDTHNATQTMTLTDGTELTPALGIGAFADKTLVHEGQCTKVDAEADPAVAGLLGCGVMAGIGAAINTGAVTRDDTVAVIGCGGVGDAAIAGAALVGAKTIIAVDTDNRKLQWARDFGATHTINARDLDVVETIQDLTGGFGADVVIDAVGRPETWTQAFYARDLAGTVVLVGVPTPDMQLQMPLVDFFSRGGSLKSSWYGDCLPERDFPTLISLYRQGRLPLERFVSERIGLDGIEDAFHKMHAGEVLRSVVIL, encoded by the coding sequence ATGCAAACCGTCAAGGGCGTGATTTCCCGGTCGAAGGGTCAGCCGGTGGAAGTGGTGGATGTGGTGATTCCGGATCCGGGGCCGGGTGAGGTGGTGGTCGATGTCATTGCGTGTGGGGTGTGTCATACGGATCTGACCTACCGCGAGGGTGGGATCAATGACGAGTATCCGTTCCTGTTGGGTCATGAGGCTGCGGGCACGGTGGAGTCGGTGGGTGCCGGGGTGACGAATGTGGCGCCGGGGGATTTCGTGGTCCTGAACTGGCGGGCGGTGTGTGGGCAGTGCCGGGCGTGTAAACGGGGCCGGCCGCATCTGTGTTTCGACACCCACAACGCCACCCAGACGATGACGTTGACCGACGGCACCGAACTGACCCCGGCGTTGGGGATCGGGGCGTTCGCCGACAAAACCCTGGTCCATGAAGGGCAGTGCACCAAGGTCGATGCCGAGGCCGATCCGGCGGTGGCGGGGCTGTTGGGGTGTGGGGTGATGGCCGGTATCGGGGCGGCGATCAACACCGGTGCGGTCACGCGGGATGACACCGTGGCGGTGATCGGGTGTGGTGGGGTCGGTGACGCCGCGATCGCCGGCGCGGCGCTGGTGGGGGCCAAGACGATCATCGCCGTGGACACCGATAACCGGAAACTGCAGTGGGCGCGCGACTTCGGCGCCACCCACACCATCAACGCGCGCGATCTCGACGTGGTGGAAACCATCCAGGACCTGACCGGCGGGTTCGGCGCCGATGTGGTCATCGACGCGGTCGGGCGTCCGGAAACCTGGACCCAGGCGTTCTACGCGCGCGATCTGGCCGGCACCGTCGTGCTGGTCGGTGTCCCCACCCCCGACATGCAGTTGCAGATGCCGTTGGTGGATTTCTTCTCCCGCGGCGGCTCCCTCAAATCGTCGTGGTATGGCGATTGTCTGCCCGAACGCGACTTCCCCACCCTGATCAGCCTCTACCGGCAGGGCCGGCTGCCGTTGGAGCGGTTCGTCTCCGAACGCATCGGCCTGGACGGGATCGAGGACGCTTTCCACAAGATGCACGCCGGTGAGGTCCTGCGCTCGGTGGTGATCCTGTGA
- a CDS encoding crotonase/enoyl-CoA hydratase family protein gives MDLTTLQHDVDDNVLVVTLNRPDQLNAFTVAMAEELEWTFQHVNDRDDIRAVIVTGAGRAFCAGMDLAATGNAFGLDETQQPTLADMDDLSDPALSRVRDTGGRVTLAIHACRKPVIAAINGPAVGIGATMTLAMDARLIADRGRLGFVFGKLGITPEAASTWFLPRIVGLDAALDLVYSADILDAEAAHRIGLVRSVHSADELLAAARSLADRWTKGRSPVAVALARQMMYRNVTLDHPVDAHRVDSLAMFYTSIGDGAEGVAAFREKRNPDFTARASADMPPFYDEWISGP, from the coding sequence ATGGACCTGACCACCCTGCAACACGATGTCGACGACAACGTGCTCGTCGTGACGCTCAACCGTCCGGACCAGCTGAACGCGTTCACCGTCGCCATGGCCGAGGAGCTGGAATGGACCTTCCAACACGTCAACGACCGAGACGACATCCGCGCGGTGATCGTGACCGGCGCCGGTCGCGCCTTCTGTGCCGGTATGGATCTCGCAGCGACCGGCAACGCGTTCGGTCTCGACGAGACCCAACAGCCCACGCTCGCCGACATGGACGACCTGTCCGACCCGGCGTTGAGCCGGGTCCGTGACACCGGTGGGCGGGTCACGTTGGCCATCCACGCCTGCCGCAAGCCGGTGATCGCCGCCATCAACGGCCCCGCGGTCGGTATCGGCGCGACCATGACGCTGGCGATGGATGCGCGCCTCATCGCCGACCGCGGCCGGCTCGGCTTCGTATTCGGCAAGCTCGGCATCACCCCGGAGGCGGCCTCGACGTGGTTCCTGCCCAGGATCGTCGGTCTGGATGCCGCGTTGGACCTCGTGTACTCCGCAGACATCCTCGACGCCGAAGCCGCCCACCGCATCGGCCTCGTCCGCTCCGTGCACAGCGCCGACGAGTTGCTGGCCGCCGCCCGCTCACTGGCCGATCGCTGGACGAAGGGCCGCTCCCCCGTCGCCGTCGCGCTGGCACGCCAGATGATGTACCGCAACGTGACGCTGGATCATCCGGTCGACGCTCACCGGGTGGACTCGCTGGCGATGTTCTACACGAGCATCGGCGACGGGGCCGAGGGAGTTGCGGCGTTCCGGGAGAAGCGGAATCCGGACTTCACCGCGCGCGCCTCGGCCGATATGCCGCCGTTCTACGACGAGTGGATCAGCGGGCCTTGA
- a CDS encoding MBL fold metallo-hydrolase, producing the protein MTGSNIERVVTHGVFALDGGSWEVDNNIWIVGDDDEVIVFDAAHDAAPIVMAVGGRHVAAVICTHGHNDHITVAPELGAALDAPVLLHPGDDMLWQMTHPDKEFRTVEDGAILRAGGIELRALHTPGHSPGSVCWYAPELGAVFSGDTLFHGGPGATGRSYSDFPTILDSISGRLGTLPADTTVYTGHGDTTTIGDEIVHYDDWVTRGH; encoded by the coding sequence GTGACCGGCAGCAATATCGAGCGGGTCGTCACCCACGGGGTGTTCGCCCTCGACGGCGGCTCCTGGGAGGTCGACAACAACATCTGGATCGTCGGCGACGACGACGAGGTGATCGTGTTCGACGCCGCCCACGACGCCGCCCCGATCGTGATGGCCGTCGGGGGCCGCCACGTCGCCGCGGTGATCTGCACCCACGGCCACAACGACCACATCACCGTGGCTCCCGAACTCGGCGCCGCCCTCGACGCCCCGGTGCTGCTGCACCCGGGCGATGACATGTTGTGGCAGATGACCCACCCCGACAAAGAATTCCGCACCGTCGAGGACGGCGCCATCCTGCGCGCCGGCGGCATCGAACTACGCGCCCTGCACACCCCAGGACACTCCCCGGGCTCGGTGTGCTGGTACGCCCCCGAGTTGGGTGCGGTGTTCTCCGGAGACACCCTGTTCCACGGCGGACCCGGCGCCACCGGGCGCTCCTACTCCGACTTCCCCACCATCTTGGACTCCATCTCCGGCCGCCTGGGCACCCTGCCCGCCGACACCACCGTCTACACCGGCCACGGCGACACCACCACCATCGGCGACGAAATCGTCCACTACGACGACTGGGTCACCCGCGGCCACTGA
- a CDS encoding DNA-directed RNA polymerase subunit beta', producing MLDVNFFDELRIGLATADDIRQWSYGEVKKPETINYRTLKPEKDGLFCEKIFGPTRDWECYCGKYKRVRFKGIICERCGVEVTRAKVRRERMGHIELAAPVTHIWYFKGVPSRLGYLLDLAPKDLEKIIYFAAYVITAVNDEMRHNELSTLEAEMVVEKKAVEDQRDADLEARAQKLEADLAELEAEGAKSDVRRKVRDGGEREMRQLRDRAQRELDRLDEIWTTFTKLAPKQLIVDEVLYRELVDRYGEYFNGAMGAESIKKLIETFDIDAEAENLRETIRSGKGQKKLRALKRLKVVAAFQTNRNSPMGMVLDAVPVIPPELRPMVQLDGGRFATSDLNDLYRRVINRNNRLKRLIDLGAPEIIVNNEKRMLQESVDALFDNGRRGRPVTGPGNRPLKSLSDLLKGKQGRFRQNLLGKRVDYSGRSVIVVGPQLKLHQCGLPKLMALELFKPFVMKRLVDLNHAQNIKSAKRMVERQRPQVWDVLEEVISEHPVLLNRAPTLHRLGIQAFEPQLVEGKAIQLHPLVCEAFNADFDGDQMAVHLPLSAEAQAEARILMLSSNNILSPASGKPLAMPRLDMVTGLYFLTTLIEGDQGEHRPATKDEAEHGVYSSPSEAIMAMDRGALSVRAKIKVRLTQQRPPVALEAELFENGWRPGLAWTAETTLGRVLFNELLPISYPFINEQMHKKVQARIINDLAERFPMIVVAQTVDKLKDAGFYWATRSGVTVSMADVLVPPQKQEILDRYEKEADGIERKYQRGALNHKERNDSLVKIWQDATEEVGKALEEHYPSDNPIITIVKSGATGNFTQTRTLAGMKGLVTNPKGEFIPRPIKSSFREGLTVLEYFINTHGARKGLADTALRTADSGYLTRRLVDVSQDVIVREHDCETERGINVTLAERGADGTLIRDPHVETSAFARTLATDAVDADGNVVIQRGHDLGDPAIDALLAAGIDHVKVRSVLTCASATGVCAMCYGRSMATGKLVDIGEAVGIVAAQSIGEPGTQLTMRTFHQGGVGEDITGGLPRVQELFEARVPRNKAPIADVSGRVQLEEGERFYKITIVPDDGGEEVVYDKLSKRQRLRVIKHEDGSEGVLSHNDHVEVGDQLMEGSADPHEVLRVQGPREVQIHLVHEVQEVYRAQGVSIHDKHIEVIVRQMLRRVTIIDSGATEFLPGSLTERSEFESANRRVVAEGMEPAAGRPVLMGITKASLATDSWLSAASFQETTRVLTDAAINCRSDKLLGLKENVIIGKLIPAGTGINRYRNIQVQPTEEARAAAYTIPSYEDQYYSPDFGQASGPAVPLDDYGYSDYR from the coding sequence GTGCTAGACGTCAACTTCTTCGATGAGCTCCGGATCGGGCTCGCCACCGCCGACGATATTCGTCAGTGGTCCTACGGCGAGGTCAAGAAGCCGGAGACCATCAACTACCGCACGCTCAAGCCGGAGAAGGATGGCCTGTTCTGCGAGAAGATCTTCGGACCGACTCGCGACTGGGAGTGCTACTGCGGCAAGTACAAGCGCGTCCGCTTCAAGGGCATCATCTGTGAGCGCTGCGGCGTCGAGGTGACCCGTGCCAAGGTGCGTCGTGAGCGGATGGGCCACATCGAGCTGGCCGCACCCGTCACGCACATCTGGTACTTCAAGGGTGTCCCGTCGCGCTTGGGTTACCTGCTCGACCTGGCCCCGAAGGATCTCGAGAAGATCATCTACTTCGCGGCTTACGTCATCACCGCCGTGAACGACGAGATGCGCCACAACGAGCTCTCCACGCTCGAGGCCGAGATGGTCGTCGAGAAGAAGGCCGTCGAGGATCAGCGCGACGCCGACCTGGAGGCCCGGGCCCAGAAGCTCGAAGCCGACCTGGCCGAGCTCGAGGCCGAAGGCGCCAAGAGCGATGTGCGCCGCAAGGTGCGCGACGGCGGCGAGCGGGAGATGCGTCAGCTCCGCGACCGGGCCCAGCGTGAGCTGGACCGGCTCGACGAGATCTGGACCACCTTCACCAAGCTGGCTCCCAAGCAGCTCATCGTCGACGAGGTGCTCTACCGCGAGCTCGTCGACCGCTACGGCGAGTACTTCAACGGCGCCATGGGCGCGGAGTCGATCAAGAAGCTCATCGAGACCTTCGACATCGACGCCGAGGCCGAGAACCTGCGCGAGACGATCCGCAGCGGCAAGGGTCAGAAGAAGCTGCGTGCGCTCAAGCGACTCAAGGTCGTCGCGGCGTTCCAGACGAATCGGAACTCGCCGATGGGCATGGTGCTCGACGCCGTTCCGGTGATCCCGCCGGAGCTGCGTCCGATGGTTCAGCTCGACGGCGGCCGCTTCGCGACCTCCGACCTGAACGATCTGTACCGCCGCGTGATCAACCGCAACAACCGGTTGAAGCGACTGATCGACCTCGGCGCGCCCGAGATCATCGTCAACAACGAGAAGCGCATGCTCCAGGAGTCGGTGGACGCGCTGTTCGACAACGGCCGTCGCGGCCGGCCCGTCACCGGGCCCGGCAACCGTCCGCTCAAGTCGCTGTCCGATCTGCTCAAGGGCAAGCAGGGCCGGTTCCGTCAGAACCTGCTCGGCAAGCGCGTCGACTACTCGGGCCGTTCGGTCATCGTGGTCGGCCCGCAGCTCAAGCTGCATCAGTGCGGTCTGCCGAAGCTGATGGCGCTCGAGCTGTTCAAGCCGTTCGTGATGAAGCGTCTGGTCGACCTGAACCACGCGCAGAACATCAAGAGCGCCAAGCGCATGGTGGAGCGTCAGCGCCCCCAGGTGTGGGACGTCCTCGAAGAGGTCATCTCCGAGCACCCTGTGCTGCTGAACCGGGCACCAACGCTGCACCGCCTGGGCATCCAGGCCTTCGAGCCGCAGCTGGTGGAGGGTAAGGCCATCCAGCTGCACCCGCTGGTCTGCGAGGCGTTCAACGCCGACTTCGACGGCGACCAGATGGCCGTGCACCTTCCGCTGAGCGCGGAGGCGCAGGCCGAGGCCCGCATCCTGATGCTGTCCTCGAACAACATCCTGTCGCCCGCGTCGGGTAAGCCGCTGGCCATGCCGCGTCTGGACATGGTGACCGGGCTGTACTTCCTGACCACCCTGATCGAGGGTGACCAGGGCGAGCACCGACCCGCCACCAAGGACGAGGCGGAGCACGGCGTGTACAGCTCGCCGTCCGAGGCCATCATGGCGATGGACCGCGGCGCGCTGTCGGTCCGCGCGAAGATCAAGGTGCGCCTGACCCAGCAGCGGCCGCCGGTCGCTCTGGAAGCCGAGCTGTTCGAGAACGGGTGGAGGCCAGGCCTCGCCTGGACGGCCGAGACCACGCTGGGTCGCGTGCTGTTCAACGAGCTGCTGCCGATCTCGTATCCGTTCATCAACGAGCAGATGCACAAGAAGGTGCAGGCCCGGATCATCAACGATCTGGCCGAGCGCTTCCCGATGATCGTCGTGGCGCAGACCGTCGACAAGCTCAAGGACGCCGGCTTCTACTGGGCCACCCGTTCGGGTGTCACCGTGTCGATGGCCGACGTGCTGGTGCCGCCGCAGAAGCAGGAGATCCTCGACCGGTACGAGAAGGAAGCCGACGGGATCGAGCGCAAGTACCAGCGTGGCGCCCTGAACCACAAGGAGCGCAACGACTCTCTGGTCAAGATCTGGCAGGACGCCACCGAAGAGGTCGGTAAGGCCTTGGAGGAGCACTACCCGTCGGACAACCCGATCATCACGATCGTGAAGTCGGGCGCCACGGGTAACTTCACGCAGACCAGAACGCTGGCCGGCATGAAGGGTCTGGTGACCAACCCGAAGGGTGAGTTCATCCCGCGTCCGATCAAGTCCTCGTTCCGCGAGGGCCTGACGGTGCTGGAGTACTTCATCAACACCCACGGCGCCCGTAAGGGCCTGGCGGACACCGCTCTTCGTACGGCGGACTCGGGTTACCTGACCCGTCGTCTGGTCGACGTCAGCCAGGACGTCATCGTCCGCGAGCACGACTGCGAGACCGAGCGTGGCATCAACGTCACGCTGGCCGAGCGGGGTGCGGACGGCACGCTGATCCGCGATCCGCACGTCGAGACCTCCGCGTTCGCGCGGACCCTGGCCACCGACGCGGTCGATGCCGACGGCAACGTCGTCATCCAGCGCGGTCACGACCTGGGCGACCCGGCCATCGACGCGCTGTTGGCGGCCGGTATCGACCACGTCAAGGTGCGTTCGGTGCTGACCTGTGCGTCGGCCACCGGCGTGTGTGCCATGTGCTACGGCCGCTCGATGGCGACCGGCAAGCTGGTCGACATCGGTGAGGCCGTCGGCATCGTGGCCGCGCAGTCCATCGGCGAGCCCGGCACGCAGCTGACCATGCGCACCTTCCACCAGGGTGGCGTGGGTGAGGACATCACCGGTGGTCTGCCCCGCGTGCAGGAGCTGTTCGAGGCTCGTGTGCCGCGTAACAAGGCACCGATCGCCGACGTGTCCGGCCGCGTGCAGCTCGAGGAGGGTGAGCGCTTCTACAAGATCACCATCGTCCCCGACGACGGTGGCGAGGAAGTGGTCTACGACAAGCTCTCCAAGCGTCAGCGACTGCGCGTGATCAAGCACGAGGACGGCTCCGAGGGCGTTCTGTCGCACAACGACCACGTCGAGGTCGGCGACCAGCTCATGGAGGGTTCGGCCGATCCGCACGAGGTGCTGCGTGTGCAGGGTCCGCGTGAGGTGCAGATCCACCTGGTCCATGAGGTCCAGGAGGTCTACCGGGCGCAGGGTGTGTCGATCCACGACAAGCACATCGAGGTCATCGTCCGGCAGATGCTGCGTCGCGTCACGATCATCGATTCCGGTGCGACGGAGTTCCTGCCCGGTTCGTTGACCGAGCGCAGCGAGTTCGAGTCGGCGAACCGCCGGGTGGTGGCCGAGGGCATGGAGCCCGCGGCCGGACGTCCGGTGCTGATGGGTATCACGAAGGCATCGCTGGCCACCGATTCGTGGCTGTCGGCGGCGTCGTTCCAGGAGACCACGCGCGTGCTGACCGATGCGGCGATCAACTGCCGCAGCGACAAGCTGCTGGGTCTGAAGGAGAACGTGATCATCGGCAAGCTGATCCCGGCAGGTACCGGTATCAACCGCTACCGCAACATCCAGGTGCAGCCGACCGAAGAGGCGCGGGCCGCGGCGTACACGATCCCCTCCTACGAGGATCAGTACTACAGCCCCGACTTCGGCCAGGCATCCGGTCCTGCGGTGCCGCTGGACGACTACGGGTACAGCGACTACCGCTAG
- the glnT gene encoding type III glutamate--ammonia ligase, translated as MTDTQDLAELCHAAGTKFVLALFVDLRGKPCAKLVPVESITQLMNEGAGFAGYAVGAMGQEPKDPDLVAMPDVASFTPVPFIKDGLAVVHCDPYVLGKPWPFAPRNILKAMLARSADAGFEVWVGAEVEYFLLKKDADGALRTADAEDRAAQPCYDARGLTRMYEHLTAVSSAMNRLGWGNYANDHEDGNGQFEQNFEYSDALTTADRVVTLRYLISMLAAERDMIATFMPKPFADRTGSGLHLHMSLTSGGAPVFPAGEAADPRGLGLSPTAYSFLAGILEHACALQAVLAPTVNSYKRTGAVATSSGASWAPRLPTYGGNDRTHYIRVPDDQRIELRGGDGSANPYLAAAAALGAGLDGVLRSLDPGELGTCPSHIAALPRTLVDAIDALDGDPVIAAVLNAAMLKDAGPEQQKVSEYFAQLKRDEYFACHAEISAWELDHYLTAF; from the coding sequence ATGACAGACACCCAGGACCTAGCGGAGCTTTGCCACGCCGCCGGGACGAAATTCGTGTTGGCCCTGTTCGTCGACCTGCGGGGGAAGCCCTGCGCCAAACTGGTGCCGGTCGAGTCCATCACACAGTTGATGAACGAGGGGGCGGGGTTCGCGGGCTACGCCGTCGGTGCGATGGGGCAGGAGCCGAAGGACCCCGACCTGGTCGCGATGCCCGACGTCGCGTCCTTCACGCCTGTCCCCTTCATCAAGGACGGTTTGGCGGTCGTGCACTGCGACCCGTATGTGCTGGGCAAGCCGTGGCCGTTCGCCCCGCGCAACATCCTCAAAGCGATGCTCGCCCGGTCGGCGGACGCCGGCTTCGAGGTGTGGGTGGGTGCCGAAGTGGAGTACTTCCTGCTCAAGAAGGACGCCGACGGCGCGCTGCGCACTGCGGACGCGGAGGATCGGGCCGCGCAGCCGTGCTACGACGCCCGCGGTCTGACGCGGATGTACGAGCACCTGACGGCGGTGTCCTCGGCCATGAATCGCCTCGGTTGGGGTAACTACGCCAACGACCACGAAGACGGCAACGGCCAGTTCGAGCAGAACTTCGAGTACTCCGATGCGCTGACGACGGCGGACCGGGTGGTCACCCTGCGCTATCTGATCTCGATGCTGGCCGCCGAACGAGACATGATCGCGACGTTCATGCCGAAGCCGTTCGCCGACCGCACGGGATCCGGTCTGCACCTGCACATGTCGCTGACTTCCGGCGGCGCTCCGGTGTTTCCTGCCGGCGAGGCCGCGGACCCCCGCGGTCTCGGGCTGTCACCGACCGCCTACAGTTTCCTCGCCGGCATCCTCGAACACGCATGCGCCCTGCAGGCGGTGCTCGCGCCGACGGTCAACTCCTACAAGCGCACCGGAGCGGTGGCGACGAGTTCTGGCGCGTCCTGGGCGCCGCGCCTGCCGACCTATGGAGGCAACGACCGCACCCACTACATCCGCGTACCGGACGATCAGCGCATCGAACTCCGGGGCGGCGACGGGTCAGCCAATCCGTATCTGGCCGCCGCGGCAGCCCTGGGCGCCGGCCTCGATGGCGTACTGCGGAGCCTGGACCCTGGCGAGCTGGGAACCTGCCCGAGCCATATTGCGGCGCTGCCGCGAACCCTGGTGGATGCCATCGACGCCCTGGACGGCGATCCGGTGATCGCCGCGGTTCTGAACGCCGCGATGCTCAAGGACGCGGGGCCGGAGCAGCAGAAGGTCTCGGAGTACTTCGCCCAGCTCAAACGCGATGAGTACTTCGCGTGCCACGCCGAGATCTCGGCGTGGGAGCTGGACCACTATCTGACGGCCTTCTGA
- a CDS encoding NAD(P)/FAD-dependent oxidoreductase, giving the protein MNAETAEIVIIGGGLEGAAAAWALAERGVTDVVVLDKDTIGSGMTGKSSGVVRCHYGVSSLAAMAASSVEVFEQAEDVFGTDIGFRQTGYVVGVGAPNVGSMRASLAAQRAVGVQTEEIGADEVAELWPTADLEPFAAFAWEARGGYGDAYLTAQAFAASARRGGIRVRQSAPVTGLLTSADGDRVTGVQLADGATIAAQQVLVATGVWTRPFMARYGIDIPIEVHREQIVMIDPGMDLGAVPVFSDLVSLQYVRPDVRGEILFGNSDFQQLETADPDYYLNRADDAFIELTVDKVGTRFPLFHDARIVSSYAGCYDVTPDWNPVISRTPIDGLVVAAGFSGHGFKIAPSVGRLVADLLVDGKSSDPRIPESDFRLSRFAENDPLKTPFPYVGAGEMR; this is encoded by the coding sequence ATGAACGCGGAGACAGCGGAAATCGTGATCATCGGCGGTGGCCTCGAAGGCGCCGCCGCCGCTTGGGCACTGGCCGAGCGTGGTGTCACCGATGTCGTTGTCCTGGACAAGGACACGATCGGATCGGGGATGACCGGGAAATCCTCCGGCGTCGTCCGGTGCCATTACGGCGTGAGTTCGCTGGCTGCGATGGCGGCCTCGTCCGTCGAGGTCTTCGAACAGGCCGAGGACGTTTTCGGTACCGACATCGGCTTCCGGCAGACCGGTTACGTGGTCGGTGTCGGTGCCCCCAATGTCGGGAGCATGCGCGCCAGCCTCGCGGCGCAGCGAGCGGTCGGCGTGCAGACCGAGGAGATCGGCGCGGACGAGGTCGCCGAACTCTGGCCCACTGCCGATCTGGAGCCGTTCGCGGCGTTCGCCTGGGAGGCGCGCGGCGGTTACGGCGATGCGTACCTGACCGCGCAGGCTTTCGCGGCGTCCGCACGTCGAGGCGGCATCCGGGTGCGCCAGAGTGCCCCTGTGACGGGCCTTTTGACGTCGGCCGACGGCGATCGCGTGACTGGGGTGCAACTCGCCGACGGTGCGACGATCGCCGCGCAGCAGGTCCTCGTGGCGACCGGTGTCTGGACGCGGCCGTTCATGGCGCGATACGGCATCGACATCCCCATCGAGGTTCATCGGGAACAGATCGTGATGATCGACCCTGGTATGGATCTCGGGGCAGTGCCGGTCTTCTCCGACCTGGTGTCGCTGCAGTACGTCCGCCCCGACGTGCGCGGCGAAATCCTCTTCGGGAACAGTGATTTCCAGCAGCTCGAGACGGCTGACCCCGACTATTACCTCAACCGCGCCGATGACGCCTTCATCGAGCTCACCGTGGACAAGGTCGGCACCCGTTTCCCCTTGTTCCACGACGCGCGGATCGTGAGCAGTTACGCCGGGTGCTATGACGTGACACCCGACTGGAATCCGGTCATTTCACGGACACCCATCGACGGTCTCGTCGTCGCGGCGGGCTTCTCCGGCCACGGATTCAAGATCGCGCCGTCGGTCGGTCGCCTGGTCGCCGACCTCCTTGTCGACGGCAAGAGCTCTGATCCGCGAATCCCGGAAAGCGATTTCCGCCTTTCGCGCTTCGCGGAGAACGATCCACTCAAGACGCCGTTCCCGTATGTCGGAGCCGGCGAGATGCGCTGA